The bacterium region GGCGTACCAGGCGCTGCTGTTGACCGGTTTCTGGTCCGAGCCCCGCACGAAGTTGTCGATGCCGTGCACCTCGGGCCTGACGCCCGTGCAGATGCTCGCCCAGAGCAGCGGCGACTTCTCGAGGGGATAGAAGGTCTTCATGCGGCCCGAGGCCGACTCGGCCATGAAGCGCTGCAGGTGGGGCAGCCGTCCGGCCTCGACCATGGGCCGCCACAGGGCCCAGTCGGCCGAATCGACGCCAATGACCACGAGCTTGCGCGCCTCGGGATCCGGCGCGCTCTCGCCGCCGCAGCCCGACCACGCCCCCGCCATCGCGGCCAGCAGCACGGCGGCCGCGGCCTTCCTCCCCATCGTTCCCCACGCCGACATGGTCATCCTTCCGGTCTGGAGGGGCGGCTACAGCGAGACCCGCAGCAGGTCCTTCAGCGCCAGGCCGCCCACGAGCGAGAAGATCATGAACGCCACGAGCCACGGCAGGCCCACGCCCAGGTAGGCCACTTCGCGTGTGGGCAGGAGCAGCGTCGCGTCGGCCACCGGGCCGCCGGACGGCAGCACGGGTGCCCCGGGAAAGAGCAGGCCGTGCAGCCAGTCGCTCCGGCTCGACTCGCCCACCGGCCGCAGCCCCCCGCCCACCGGCAACGTGCGGCCCACGAGTTCGGCATCGCCGCGCCGCACCACCAGGGGCAGGTCGCCCTCCCGGTCGACCCGCAGCCGCCAGGCGAGTTCGCCCGCCCCGTGGTCGCGCACCGGGCCGGCCGTCACCGTGACCCCCTCCGGCACGTCGAGGCGCACGTCCGCCAGGTCGGCCGCCGCGCCGTCGGCCAGGGTGACCGTGAACACGGTCTCCTCGCCGGGTGCCAGCGGCCGGTGGCTGTAGCGCGCGTCGAGCTGGCCGAGGGTGAGCAGCATCGGGATCGTCAGGGCCACCAGGGCGGGCAGCGTCAGCGAGAGGTAGCGCAGGTTCGCCCGCGCCAGGTCGCCCTGGATGCGGGCCACGACGCGCAGGTGGTCCGGGTACAGACCCATCTCGTAGATGTGGCCGAACAGCCGGTCGCGGACGCGTTCGAGGGTGCGCTGGGGCGTGACCGCCTTGAAGAGCAGCAGCGCCCAGACGGCCGTCAGCACGGACACCACGGCCAGGGCCACGGCGGGACGTCCGGCCAGGGGGCCGATCACGAGATCGAACAGGCGGGTCATGGCTGTATTGAGGGCACCCATGTCGTCCTACGAGATGTAGCCGAGGCCCTGCATGCGTTTGCGGATCTCCTCTTCGGAGTCGCCGCCCTCCTCGAACTTGCCGATCTCCCGCTCGAGCACGTGCTGCACGAACTCCTCGGTGCTGCTGTAGCCGGCGATGCGCGCCGCGCGCTCCACCTTGGCCAGCAGGTCCTTGTCGATCTTGATCTTGTTTCCGCCGCCGAACATCGCGGCACCTCCTTCGCTGGTCCGGCCCGACGGCCGGACGCGTCCTAGCGCGGGCTGAACAGGTCGCCGCCCACCATTTCCGGGGGCACCGGCACCCCGAAGAGCTTCAGGATCGTGGGCGCCATGTCGACCAGCGCCGGCTCCGACCGCGCGATGGGCCGGTTCGCCAGCAGCACGCCGGGCACCTCGTCCGCGGCGATGCAGTGGTCGCCGCTCCACTTGAGCATGTTGTCCTCGAACACCGTGGGCATGATGCGGCCGAGGGCCGACTCGTTGCTGCCCCGCCAGCCGGCGTAGTAGCCCACGACCATGTCGGGACCGGCGTTGCGCAGGTCCCCATGATACACCTCGTCGGCCAGGTCGGCCCGCTTGACGGCGCGGCGGCCGTCCAGCGGATCGACCACCGCCTCGAGCTTCGCCTTGATCTCGGCGAGCAGCGCGCGGCGGGCCTCCTCGCCCTGCACCGAGCCCTGCTGCTCGCGCCCGGCCAGGTTCACGTACAGGCCGTTGATGCCGATGGCGTAGGCTTTCGTGCGCCACCAGTCGACCCCGTTCAGCATCTGCACGTCGCCCGGGGCGACGCCTTCCTGCAGCGCCAGGTAGCCGTTCTCGTAGAGCCAGGTGTTCAGGTGGAAGGCCCGGTTCCACGGCGCGAAGCCGTGGTCGGACATGATCATCACCGTGGCGTCGGGCCCGGCCTTGGCCATGGCCAGGCCCAGCGCCGCGTCGAGTTCCTCGTACACGTGGCGGATGCGCAGCGCATGGGCCGGGTCGGCGTCGGCGTGGGTGGGCGACGCCGCGTCCATGTTGCGCCACATCATGTGGCAGGTCTGGTCGGGCGAGTTGAAGTAGAAGAAGAGCAGGCCGCTGTCGAGGGCGGCGAAGCGGTCGAGTTCGGCCCCGAGCTGGGCCAGGCGCTCGTGAAGCACCAGACCGCTCTGCTGCACGTAGCCCTCGTCGTCGAAGAAGCCGTTCTCCAGGGCGCTCGTGTCGTCGGGCAGGCCCTGCGTGTAGAAGAGGCCCGTGTCGTCGGCGATCTCGCGGCTGTAGCTCTCCGGGGTCGAGATGGGCATGGCCGGCTCGACCGGATCGATCTGCACCGGCGTCACGTAGAGGCGCAGGTGCGGCGCGGCCTCGATCAGGTAGAAGCGGCAGATGCCGCGCACGCCCTTCAGCAGCGGGATCATCTCGAACTCGACCGTGACCCAGTCGCTCCACTCGCCCTCGTTGAGCACGACCTCGGCGTCCCCCACGCTGAGCCACACCGCGCGGGTGCTCCGGTCGACCCGGCCCGTGACGTCGACCTTCGCCTCGGGGTCGCCGTCGCGGTAGCTGTTGGGCGGGCCGAGCAGGTCGGCCACGAAGCGTCCCTTCTCCAGATACACCGAGACGACGCGCCCGCCGCCCAGGTCGCGGTTCACCGGCGGGTCGTCGGTGATCATGGTCGAGATGCCGTAGTTGCCGGTGATGTCGGGCGTGCCCATGCCCGACAGCGAGCGCGCCTCGCACTCGACCGGCGGGAAGTTGCTCGGCACCTTGAAGATGGTCACGTCGACGCCGGCATCGCTGAGCAGCTCCCAGAAGGCCGTCCCCTTGCGGAGGTTGCGCACCTCGGCGCTCCCGCGCGGCAGCTTCCAGTCGCCCAGCCGCCAGAAGCGCGTCGGCCCCTTGGCCTCGCTGGCCGAGAAGAACGGCAGCAGGGTCTGCGGATCGCGGTGGATGAAGTCGAAGATGCCGTGGCCGCCCGGATCGCGGCCGGTGATGAAGTTCGACCACGCCACCGGCGACTGCGGCGGCGTCGAGGTGGCGAAGGGCGTCACGGCCCCCCCGCCCTTCACGAAGCGGTCGAAGTTGGGCATGGCCCCCTCGTCGCGGAACCGCTGCAGCAGCACCGGGTCCATGCCGTCGAAGCCGATGACCAGGACCTTGGGACCGTCGGCGGCGGTCGCGACGCCGGCGACGACGGCCAGCAGCAGGATCAGCAGCGCGCGCTTCACACCTCCACCTCCGCGGTCGCCGGCGCGGCGACGGGTTCGAAGATGCTGCGCCCCACCATGTGCGGCGGTCGCGGCAGCCCGAGCAGGTCGAGCACGGTGGGCGCCATGTCCACCAGCCAGGGCTTCGGGTTGTCGAACTTCACCGTGGAGAAGACGACCCCCGGCACCTGGCGCGGATCCATGCAGTGGTCGCCCGACCAGCTGCGCGTGTTGTCGCTGATGACGGTCGACGAGACGGCCCCCACCGCCGCATCCCAGTCGGTGCGGTAGTCGGGCTTGTAGCCCACGATCACGTCGGGGCCGTTGGCCCGGTACGGTCCGGCGTAGATGTCCTCGCTGGCCCACAGCTCGGTGATGGCCTCGGTGCCCCCGCATTCCGGGTCGGGCAGGCCCCGCAACTTGTCGTTGATCTCGCACTTCAGGGCGTATGCCTCGCCGGGCTCGACGCAGCCGTCGCGCTCCCGTCCCCGGATGTTCAGGTAGTATCCGGCCAGGCCGCTGGTGTAGGCCCGGGTGCGCTTCCAGTCGATCTCGGGCACCTCGTGGCGCCGGCCGGCCGGCACCTCCGGCAGCGGCCCGCTGTCCGGATCGCCCTTCAGGAAGAGGTAGCCGTTGGCGCGGAACCACGTGTTCAGGTTCACGCCGCGCTTGAACGACTTGAAGCCGTGGTCGGAGCAGATGAGCAGCACGTCGCCCTTCTTCATGCGCGCCTGCACCTCCCCCACCAGCTTGTCGGCGCGCTCGTAGAGGTCGCGGATGGCGTGCTTGTGGATCTCGGTGTCCTTGCCCCGGTTGGCCGGATGGTCGGCGTCGAGGTAGCGGAAGAACATGTGCTGCACGCGATCGGTGGTGTCGAAGACGATGGCGATGGCGCCGTCGGGCTGGTGGTCCATGGCGTGGAAGAGCTGGCGCCGGCGCTCGGCGAAGAAGCCCCAGGCCTGGTCGAGGAAGGCCTGCTCGTCGATGACCCGCTCGTTCAGCGCCCAGGTGTCCTCGGCCAGACCCAGCGTGGCGAAGCTGCCGTGCAGCCGCGCGAGGGCCATGCTCAGGTGGGGCGGGTTGCTGATGGGCATGGCCGGCTGCCGCGGGTCGATGTGCAGCGGCGTGACGTAGAACGAGAACCCCGGCGCGAAGGTCGTGACCCGCACCTTGCAGATGCCGTGGGCCTTGGCCCGGCCGCCGCCGAAAGTGACCGGGATCCACTCCGAGTACTCGTTGGCCCCGAGCACGAACGTCTCGCCGGCGAGATGGAAGGTCGCCTGTCGCTTCGTGCGGTCGACCTTGACCCGGATCGGCACCGTCAGCGAGCCGTCGCCGTCGGGCGCGTCCGGCCCGATCAGTTCGGCGGTGAAGGCCTCGGTGCCCGCGGGCGTCAGTTCGAGCCGCACGCCGCCGATGGTCTGACGATCGGCCCGCTCGCCGTCGTCGGCCGGCCCGTGGCCGGGCTCGGTGTAGTGCGAGAACGTGCCCTGGGTGCCGCGCAGGTCGGGCACGCACATGGCCGACAGCATCTTGCCGCCGAACCTGTCCGGCGGGAAAGTGATGGGAATGCGCAGGATCGAACTGGCCAGGCCGGCCTCGGCGAGGGTCTTCCAGAAGGGCTTGCTCCGCTTCAGCAGTTCGAACCGGTGGCCGCCGCCGGGCAGGTGGATCGGCCCGATCTTCCGCGGCGGCGTCCGGTTCAGGCGCGTCGAGGAGAGGATGGGCAGGTGGGTGGCCATGTCGCGGTTCAGGAAGTCGAAGATGTTGTGGCCCGACGGATCGGTGCCCGTGCCGAAGGTCGACCATCCCACCGGCGACATGGCCGGCCAGGTGGTGCCCAGGGGCCGGAAGGTGCCCTCCTGGCGCAGGCGGTCGAGGTTCGGCAGCCGCCCCTGGTTCCAGTAGCGCCGACAGAGGTTCGGATCGAGGCCGTCGAGCCCCAGCACGATGACCCGCCGCGCCCGCGCACCCCGGCGCCGCCCCCGGCCCTTCACCGCCCGCACCACCAGGCGCACGGGCCAGATCAGGACCGCCAGGAAGGCCAGCAGGATGCCGGCCAGGGCGAAGAGGAAGGATCCGCCGAGGGCGAAGCCCGCCCCCGGCCCGATATAGGCCGGCGGGGACGACAACGCACCGAAGTGCGCCATGGCAGACGGGAGACCGGACACATCGAACATGGATCTGGATGCGGCTTTCAGGTGGGAGTGTTCGGGTTGTCTTCGCGCGTGGCCCAGGCCCCATGATTTTAACCGAGATGGGCCCCGGAAGCAACCGGCCCGGCCCGGATCCGGTCAACGGAAACGGGATTTCAGCGTCCCCCAGCACGGCCCCGGAGCCCCCACCGGGCAGCCCGGATCGTTCACCCGCACCACCGCGGCCACCTCGATCCCCTCCAGCACGAAGCGGCAGTCGCGCACCAGGGAGTTCCCGGCGACGATCTCCAGGACGGCCGGATCGGGTCCGGCCACGCGGGCATCCTGGCTGAAGACATGGGTCCAGTCCGCGGGGCAGCCGGTGACGATGACGTTCCACTCGAGGGTGCCGTCGGCGAAAGGCGTGGCGATCAGCTCGCTGGCGGCCGCGGTCAGACGGGGGCGGCCGACGAGGGTCACGGTCGGCGGGATGCGCAGGCGGAAGGTGGCGTAGGCCAGTCCCTGGCCGGCCGCCGGGGCGGCGAAGGCCTCCCAGGTGAACAGCTCGCCCGGCGCCACGGTCACACACACGGCCGTGCGCGCCGGATCGGCCCACAGCCCGAGCCGGCAGGCGTCGGCCCGGACGCCGACGGCCGCGGCGAGCACGGCGATGATCACGAGCCCCTCCGCGAGGCGGTCTTGCTGCAGGACGGCCACGTCATCCCTCCTGGTGCGGAGGTGCCCCTCCCCGGCCCACTCAAGCGGCCCGCGGGGCGGCTGTCAAGTCCGTGCCCCGGCTGCGCCCCGGGACGCCGCCCTTGCGCGGCGCAGCGTCCTACTTGACGAGGGTCACGGCCCGGGTCCAGTGCCGATCGGCCGCCGCCAGGCGCACGAAGTACACGCCGGCCGCCACGGGGCGGTCCCGGCCGTCGCGGCCCCGCCAGACCGCCTCGTGCTCCCCGGCCGCCATCTCGGCGGCGACGAGCCGGCGCACCAGGCGCCCCCCCACGTCGTAGATCGCCAGATCGACCGGCCCGGGGCGCGCCGTCGCGAAGCGGATCCGGGTCGCCGGGTTGAACGGGTTCGGAGCCACGGCGGTCAGGCCCGCCCGCAGCCGCGGCGTGTCGGTCGGGTCCTCGCCGGGCACCGCCGCCGGGGTCGGCCCGACCACCGTCAGCACCTGCCCCGGTGCGATGCCGGTGCGGATCGAGACGCGGCCGTCCGGCCAGGTGATCCGCAGCGAGTCGACCATCGTGGCGGCGCCGAGCCCGAAGTGGGCCACCATCTCGTCGCGGCTGAGCCAGCCGCCGCCGCTGCCCAGGACCCGCACCTGGTCCGGACCGGTGTCGGGCCGCAGCCAGACCTTCACGCCCGCGGTGGCGCCGCCGCCGCCGTAGGCCCGGGGCCGCACCCGCAGCCAGGCGTGGCCCGCGGACAGATTGTTGCGGTAGAGCCGGACGGTGCCGGAGCGGTCGGCCACCGCCAGGTCCAGGTCGCCGTCGTTGTCGAAATCGGCCCACGCGGCGCCGGTGCTGCTGTCGGACGCCGCGAGACCCGGCTCGCCGACGTCGACGAACCGGTCGGACCCGTCGTTGCGCAGCAGCTGGTCGCGCGCGCCGCACCGGCTGAGGAAGACGTCCAGGTCGCCGTCGTTGTCGTAGTCGCCCCAGATGCCGCTGCGCCCGGGCGCCGTGCCGTACAGCGCCCCCGGCGTCACGGCCACGAACGAGCCGGCGCCCACCTGGCGCAGGAGCCGCGTCGCCCCGTCGGCGTTCACCAGGAGCAAATCGGCCCGCCCGTCGTTGCTGTAGTCCGCCCAGGCCGCGCTGCGCGCCCGGCCCGCGTCGTTGGCCAGGACGTTGGCGACGTTGCTGAAGCCCCCGGCCAGATTGTGCAGGAGACGGTTGGCGGCCCCGTCGGCCAGCAGGTACAGGTCCAGGCGGCCGTCGTTGTCGTAGTCGACCCAGCTCGCCCCGCTCCAGGGCGCCTCCCAGACGAGTCCCCGCGCCGCCGACACGTCGCTGAACGAGCCGCCGCCCGCCGTCTGGTGCAGCAGCACGCAGGTGGTGTCCGGACGCACGAGCAGCAGGTCGGGCAGGGCGTCGCCCGACGCCTCGCCCCACGCGGCCGACACGCTGGTCAGGCTGTCGGGCAGGGCCGGCGCACCCGCCGTCGCGAGGGCGCCGGCGGCGTAGATGGCGAGCACGTCGCCCGCCGCGCCGCCGCTCGCGTAGAGGTCGGGATCCCCGTCGCCGTCGATGTCCTCCCAGGCGGCCGCCGTCGCGCCCGCGGTGGGGCCGTCGGCGCCGTCGCCGAAGCGGTTGAACAGCCCCACGCCGCTGCCCAGGAGCAGGTCGTCCGGGCCGTTCTCCCGGCCCACGTGCAGATCGACCAGGCCGTCGCCGTTGTAGTCGAGCCAGGTGACGCCGCACGCGGCGCCCGCGCCCGACGGCAGGCCGACCGCCAGCTCGCCGAACACGGCGGGGGCGTCGCAGCCCGCGTCGAAGGCCCCCATGGGCAGCCCGTTGCCGGCGTTGTACGACACGCACGGCGAGTCGCCGCGCAGGTGGAAGTCGCCGGCCCCGCGGTCGCAGTAGAGCGGATCGACCGAGAGGTTCCCGCTCGACGTGCTCTGGCCCGCCAGCCCGCCGACCCAGTTCCCCTCGGCATTGCCGTGGACGTTTGTCCAGACCGCGGCGGCCGAAGCCATGTCGAAGCTGTTCAGGGCCGTCCGGTTGCCGTTGGTGATCTGGCAGTTGGCCAGGTCCAGGTGCGAGTTCCCCTCCAGTTCGATGCAGGCCCGGTCGCCTGCGCTGTTGTTGCCGTCGAAGGTGGTGCCGGTGACGGCGACCGCGCACGAGTCGGGCAGGTACAGGCTCGACGCCCGCTGGCCCCAGTTGGCGCGGAACAGGCAGTCGGCGAAGGTCGCCTCGCTCGCCCGCAGGGCGAAGCCGCCGGCGAACGAGCGTCCCTCGTTGGCGCGGATCTCGCAGCCCGTGAAGGTGGGCGCGCCCCCGTCGATCCAGCCGGCGGCGCCGCGGCCGGCGTGGTTGGCCGTGAAGACCACGTTCTCGATGCGCGGCGAGGCGTCGGTGATGTGCAGGGCGCCGCCGTCGTCGGCCACGTCCGCGTTGCGGATGGTCAGGTCGCGCAGGACGGCGAAGCGGGTCTCGCCACGGGCGAAGACCACGCCGCGATGGGGCTCGAGGGCCGAGCCGCCGCAGTCGATCACCACGGCGGCGGGGTCGGCGGCGTTCCCCCGCACCACGACGCCCTTGCCCAGGTAGTCCAGGTCGCGGTTGCCGGCGCCGGTGAACACGCCGTCGGCCAGGGCCACGGTGTCGGCGTCGGCGGCCGCGTTCAGCGCGTCCTGGATGGTGGCATGGTCGCCCGCGCCGTCGGGACGGACCACGTGGGTCACGGCGCCCAGGCCGCAGCTGACGGGCCGGGCCCCGATGACGCCGCAGTCGCCGCCCGGGGCGCAGGGGCTCGTGGCGTACAGGCCCACGTCGCCGAAGAGCGGGTTGCAGAAGAGGGGATCGGCCGAGAGGTTGCCGTCCACGGCGGCGAGCCCGGCCAGGAAGTCGGACCAGTCGGCGCCGTTGTCCCAGATGTCGGTGCACGAGATGTCCGGCACGGGATCGGCGGTGTTGTTGCGGGACAGCGCGGCCGCGCTGCCGCCCGCGATGATCGTGCGGGTGATGACGGGCTGGACCGTCGCGTAGTGGACCGCCGGACCGGTGCTGCGGAAGATCGTCACGCCGTCCAGCTCCAGTTCCGAACCCGTCGCCCGCACCGCGGCGCCGATGTTGCCGGTGCTGCAGTCGAGGAAGACGCAGTCGGTCAGGCGGGTGCCTCCGGACGCGACGTTCACGCCGCCCCCGGCGAACGAGGCCTCGCAGCTGTCGAAGACGCAGTTGGCGAAGACCGGCGTCGCGGCGTACGCGAAGACGGCGCCGCCGCTGCCGAAGGGATCGACCGCCTTGCCGCGGCGGAAGGTCACGTCCGCGATGCGCGTCGTGTCGGCGAAGCTGCGCAGCTCGAGACAGCGGCCGAGTCGCCCGGCGTCGAGCACCACGTCGGCCGGATCGCCCGTGGCCCCGCGCAGGTGGATCCCGTTGCGGAGGATGGCGATGTGGGCGACGCCGTTCCCGTTCAGCTCGGTGCAGTCGCTGTAGGTGCCTGCCGCCAGGACGACCACGTCGCCGGCCACGGCCGAGTCGACGGCGGCCTGGATGGTGGCGGCCTCGGCCGGCACGTGCCAGTCGCGCGCCACGACCCGGCGGGGAGCGGCTCCGCAGGTCCCGACGAGGGCCGCCGCGACCAGAAATCCAACGCGCACTGACACGAATCGCGACATCGTCGCCTCCCGCCCGTTGCAGGCTGCCCGGCCACCTGCGCCACAAACCGTGTGTTCGCAGGGGCCTACCGGGACGCCACGCCGGTGGCCGCGGTGCGCGGCCCCGGTGGCGTCGGAATCTTACGGGAATTCTGCAAGCGGGAGACCAGATCGGAGCCGGCGGGGGCCGGCGGAAGGTCAGGAGCCGTTTCCGGTCGTCGTCAACGACGCCACGTACGCCTTGTCGTCGCGCAGGATGTGGGAGGTCAGCCAGTACTTGAGGAACTCCTGCACCTCGGACGAGACCCGGCGTCCCTCGCTGAACTCGAACTGGAAGCGTTCGATCTTCTGCAGGAGCTGGCGGTGCTGCGCCTGGTGCGCCTTGAGACCGGGATAGTCGGCCGTGGCCAGCAGCCGCTCCTCGTCGGCGAAATGCTCCTGGGTGTATCCGATGAGTTCGTTGAGGATCTCGTTCATGACGCGGGAACCGCGCCCCTTGCGCATGGCCTCGTCGAACTTGTTGACGATGTCCACGAGCCGCTGGTGCTGGGCGTCGATGTGGCTGTCGCCGATGATGAACTCGTCGCTCCACTTGATGAGGGACATCTGCGGATCCGCTCCCGGTCGGTGGTCGTCGTGTCGGCCGGCCGCGACGCGACCGCCCGGGGCCGGCGCCGCCCCCGGTGCCCGTCCCGCTTCTGGTATCGGGCGGTTTTAACATTTGTTAACTCGAAATGCCGAAACCCGGGGCCCGGAAATGCTGTATTGGGCAGCGAAACCACGCTGCTACCCGTTTCCCGACCGGAAAGGACCCCTCCCATGCATCGTCATCTCCCCACTCCGAACATCATCCGCCGGGCGGCCCTGCTGGCCGGCGGCCTTCTGCTGTGCGCCGGCGGCGCCGCCGCCGCCTCGTCCCACGGCTACCTGGGCGTCACGCTGCAGGACATCAACAGCAGCATGGCCAAGGCCCTGCAGCTCGAGGACGGCGTCGGTGTGCTGGTTCTCGAGCTCGTCGACGACGGCCCGGCCGAGAAGGCGGGGCTGGCCGAAGGCGACGTCGTGCTCGCCTTCGACGGCGAGGAGATCAACGAGGACCACACCCTGACCCGCGCCGTGCGCGCCACCGAGCCCGGACAGACGGTGAAGATCGAGATCCAGCGCGACGGCCGGCGGCGCACGATCGAGGTCGAAATGGGCGAGGCGAAGAGCAACCGCCGTTCTTTCGCCTGGAGCAGCGACGGGGACGGTCCCGACGTCCGCTTCTACGGCGAGGGCGAAGGCGACGGCAACCACGTCTTCGTGTTTCCCGACGGCAAGGGCGAGAACGTCTGGTTCGGCGACGGCGACATGAAGAAGCTGCACCTCGACGCCCTCGGCATCGCGGCCAACCGCGGCTACCTGGGCGTCGAGCTCGGCGACCTGAACGAGCAGCTCGGCGAGTACTTCGGCGTCGCCGACGGGGAAGGCGCCCTGGTCAACGCCGTGCGCGACGACACCCCTGCCGCCGCGGCGGGCCTGCGCGCGGGCGACGTCATCGTGGCCATCGACGGCGACGACATCGAGGACGCCGGCGACGTGCACGCCGCCATGGCCGAACACGAGCCGGGCGACGAGATCGAAGTGGCCTACGTCCGCAAGGGCGATCGCGGGACGACGAAGATCACCCTGGCCGAGATGCCCGAGGGCTCGTACAGCTTCCGCGTCGGCCGGGCGCCCCGCTTCGAGCACCACTTCGCGCCCGACGTCGACATCGCCTTCCCCGAGGGCTTCGACCACGACATCCACGTCGTGGCGCCCAAGGGCCACGGCGTGAACCGCCGCGTGCTGCGCATCGAGGACGACGACATGGACGAACTGCGCGCCGAGCTCGACAAGCTGCGCGCCGAACTCAAGGACCTGAAGGACGACCTGAAGAAGTAGGACCCCACCGGCATGGAGGCGCGGGGCCGGCGGCCGACAGGGCCGCCGGCCCCGTTTTCGTGCGCACCGGACGGGCCGGCGTCGCCGTCAGCCGGCCAGCCGCGCCAGCAACGGCGGTCCGAGCACCAGCAGGCCCACCCCGGCGGCGGCGACCGCGGCCAGGAGCACCGCGCCGGCCAGGACGTCCTTCACGCGGCCGTAGCGGACGTCGTGGTCCGGGCAGAGGATGTCGACGAGCATCTCGCCCGCCGTGTTCACCAGTTCGAGGGAAAGCACGAACCCCATGCAGGCCAGCACCAGCGCCGCGCGCGGCGCCGCCAGGCCCACCCACCACGTCAGGCCGGCCACCGCCGCGGCGATCACCAGCATGACCCGGAAATTGCGGCCATGGGAACCGAGGGCGACGCCCCGCGCCGCGTGGACGAATCCGCGCAGGAATGCCGTCATGGCACGACCTCCACCAGGCGATCGGCCGGGGCCAGGCCCGGCTCCGTGAAGAGCAGCCAGGTGCGCACGGGCCGGTCGGGATACAGGCGCGCCACGGCGTCGCGGTAGCAGCGGAGCTGGGGCGTGTAGTGGCGCACGAGATTCCCCTTCACCTCGGCATCGCCGCCGAAGCGATTGGTCTTGTAGTCGACGATGTCCACCCCGGCGGGGCCCACGACCAGGCGGTCGATGACGCCGGTGAGCCGAGTCTCGGGCCGCTCGTCGTCGCCCGCCTCGAGCCGCGCGAGGACCGGCACCTCGCACAGGCCGCGGCCGCCGGCGTCGCCGGGCCGCAGCAGGTGGGCCAGGGCCGGATCGTCCCAGACGCCGCGGGCCTCGGCGTGATGGGGCGTGTCCCCCGGCGGCAGGGCGCCCTGCTCGGCGGCGAGTTGCAGCAGCAGGTGCACGCGCTCTCCCCGCTCGGTCGGATCGAGCTCGTCGTCGCGGCCCGTCGTGCCCGCCGACAGGCGGGTGTCGTCGTCCTCGTCGGCCGGCGCCAGGCCCGACGGCGTCACGAGGCGCAGCCGCTCCCGGGAGGTCGGCGGGTCCCACGCCCGGACGGCGGCCGCGGCGGACGGACCCGCCCCGGGAGTCGCCGTCGAAGCCGCGGTCGGCGCCGGGGGACGCGTCACGCCCGCGGGGTCGGCGGTCGACACGTGGTCGCCGCAGGCCCCGGCGGCGGCGGCCTCCGCCATGGTCCGCAGCGGCGAGCCCGCGTTGTCGGCCCGGCGGTTGGCGCCGCCGAGCACGTAGAGCCGGTCGCGGGCACGCGTGAGGGCCACGTAGAGCAGGTTGGCGTCCTCGGCGTCGGCGCGTTGCCGGGCCGCCGTCGCCACGTCCTGCAGCGGATCGGTGGGCCAGCGCACAGCCTCGGGCAGCACGAAGCCCTGCCGGTAGGCCGACGTGACGCCGAAGAGCAGCGGCGTGTCCGGGGAGTCCGGGTGCAGGCGGGCCCGGCTGCTTTCGCGGCCGGACGGACGGTCGGCGTCGACCAGCAGCACCACCGGCGCCTCGAGCCCCTTCGCCCCGTGGATCGTCAGGAAGCGCACCCGCCCGTCGCCCCCCGCGCGCGGCAGCGCCCCCTCGTCCTGGCCGCCGCGTCCGGCGGCGGCTTCGAGCACCTCGACCAGACGCTGCACCGTGGGTGTGCCCACGACCTCCGGACCGAGGGCCACGTCGGTCAGGCGCAGCAGGTTGTAGCGGGCCTGCTCACCGCCGGCCGCCGCGTAGCGGGCGAGGGCGTCGGCCTCGCGGAAGATCCGGCGCAGCAGGTCGTGCACCGCCTCGCGGCCGGCGTGGCGCCGCCAGGACCCGAGCCGTTCGACCGCCGGGGCGAAGGCCGGATCGGCGGCCCGATCCCGCAGGGCCGACCACAGCCCCCGGGGCGTGCGGAAGCGGCCGGGCGCGTCGCCGGCGCGGAAGAGATCGCGGGCGGCGAGCGCCCGCTGAAGGTCGGTTTCGGCGAGACGGAGCAGCGGACTG contains the following coding sequences:
- a CDS encoding bacteriohemerythrin, encoding MSLIKWSDEFIIGDSHIDAQHQRLVDIVNKFDEAMRKGRGSRVMNEILNELIGYTQEHFADEERLLATADYPGLKAHQAQHRQLLQKIERFQFEFSEGRRVSSEVQEFLKYWLTSHILRDDKAYVASLTTTGNGS
- a CDS encoding PDZ domain-containing protein encodes the protein MHRHLPTPNIIRRAALLAGGLLLCAGGAAAASSHGYLGVTLQDINSSMAKALQLEDGVGVLVLELVDDGPAEKAGLAEGDVVLAFDGEEINEDHTLTRAVRATEPGQTVKIEIQRDGRRRTIEVEMGEAKSNRRSFAWSSDGDGPDVRFYGEGEGDGNHVFVFPDGKGENVWFGDGDMKKLHLDALGIAANRGYLGVELGDLNEQLGEYFGVADGEGALVNAVRDDTPAAAAGLRAGDVIVAIDGDDIEDAGDVHAAMAEHEPGDEIEVAYVRKGDRGTTKITLAEMPEGSYSFRVGRAPRFEHHFAPDVDIAFPEGFDHDIHVVAPKGHGVNRRVLRIEDDDMDELRAELDKLRAELKDLKDDLKK
- a CDS encoding VCBS repeat-containing protein; translation: MSRFVSVRVGFLVAAALVGTCGAAPRRVVARDWHVPAEAATIQAAVDSAVAGDVVVLAAGTYSDCTELNGNGVAHIAILRNGIHLRGATGDPADVVLDAGRLGRCLELRSFADTTRIADVTFRRGKAVDPFGSGGAVFAYAATPVFANCVFDSCEASFAGGGVNVASGGTRLTDCVFLDCSTGNIGAAVRATGSELELDGVTIFRSTGPAVHYATVQPVITRTIIAGGSAAALSRNNTADPVPDISCTDIWDNGADWSDFLAGLAAVDGNLSADPLFCNPLFGDVGLYATSPCAPGGDCGVIGARPVSCGLGAVTHVVRPDGAGDHATIQDALNAAADADTVALADGVFTGAGNRDLDYLGKGVVVRGNAADPAAVVIDCGGSALEPHRGVVFARGETRFAVLRDLTIRNADVADDGGALHITDASPRIENVVFTANHAGRGAAGWIDGGAPTFTGCEIRANEGRSFAGGFALRASEATFADCLFRANWGQRASSLYLPDSCAVAVTGTTFDGNNSAGDRACIELEGNSHLDLANCQITNGNRTALNSFDMASAAAVWTNVHGNAEGNWVGGLAGQSTSSGNLSVDPLYCDRGAGDFHLRGDSPCVSYNAGNGLPMGAFDAGCDAPAVFGELAVGLPSGAGAACGVTWLDYNGDGLVDLHVGRENGPDDLLLGSGVGLFNRFGDGADGPTAGATAAAWEDIDGDGDPDLYASGGAAGDVLAIYAAGALATAGAPALPDSLTSVSAAWGEASGDALPDLLLVRPDTTCVLLHQTAGGGSFSDVSAARGLVWEAPWSGASWVDYDNDGRLDLYLLADGAANRLLHNLAGGFSNVANVLANDAGRARSAAWADYSNDGRADLLLVNADGATRLLRQVGAGSFVAVTPGALYGTAPGRSGIWGDYDNDGDLDVFLSRCGARDQLLRNDGSDRFVDVGEPGLAASDSSTGAAWADFDNDGDLDLAVADRSGTVRLYRNNLSAGHAWLRVRPRAYGGGGATAGVKVWLRPDTGPDQVRVLGSGGGWLSRDEMVAHFGLGAATMVDSLRITWPDGRVSIRTGIAPGQVLTVVGPTPAAVPGEDPTDTPRLRAGLTAVAPNPFNPATRIRFATARPGPVDLAIYDVGGRLVRRLVAAEMAAGEHEAVWRGRDGRDRPVAAGVYFVRLAAADRHWTRAVTLVK
- a CDS encoding diacylglycerol kinase, producing the protein MTAFLRGFVHAARGVALGSHGRNFRVMLVIAAAVAGLTWWVGLAAPRAALVLACMGFVLSLELVNTAGEMLVDILCPDHDVRYGRVKDVLAGAVLLAAVAAAGVGLLVLGPPLLARLAG